The Fusarium musae strain F31 chromosome 10, whole genome shotgun sequence DNA window TCCTGGAAAGATATCTTTCGTGGATCTCGCTCCCGAACTGCAGTCGATGATTATGGAATTCCTCATGCTCAGCATCTGCCCTCTCACCGTTCCCTGCGCTGCAAAGACAAAGCACTACCCTATCACTTCTGCCGGTGAGCAGAGCCTTCTTAATCTCAAGCTCTCATGCCGCATGATCTATAACGCCATCAAAGAGAAGCGATTCGTTGAAGCTTTCACGATCGTTCAGCCTCAACCCCCTCGGACGGAGTGGCATCCATCGCAAGGCGCTGTCATCTTCCCACCCTCTCGCAAGGCCTTTTCCATTGACCCTAACCGAGATATGCTGCGAGTCTGGGACATGAAGCTGCCTCATTGCCATCGATTCTCTGGCAACATTCCCGTCCGGAGACTTCTCTCCGTCTGGCTTGACAAGCCCGTTCATCACCATTCTACAAGGTTTGACAGGGCAAACTATCCCGGAGACCCTTTGACGCTATGGCGGAAGACGTGGCAGGGCCGAACCAACTCTGACGAACCTCGTACTCTTAGACCTACTCGAGTGCTGTGGAACCAGGACCCCTTTATCCCCAACCTCCAACTCGCCAAGCTAATCCGGCTTGAGGAGCTCTACATTGTTGCGAAAAAAGTCCCAAATGACTAGTGGATTCCGGGCTTTTGCTTCGATGAGCGCTTCCGAGAGACCGGCGACCCTCTTACCAACGGCATTGCTCCTGGACAGCACATCGGCGAGGTCTGGAACAACGGCGCCACCTCCCCTCCTCCTGGCCCGAATGAGTATCGCTGCCCGACCAGTGGTGCTATGGTGCCCTTTGAGCCTCCCGCTCGGCCCCTGGTCGGCCTATACGGTTACGACAAGACCGAGACGACCCGGGGAGGCTTTTGGGCCGGCTTTCTCTACTACCCGCTGAAAAGGGAAGTGTGGTTCTCACCTCTATCCGCCCTTGAGATCCGTGACGCAACCCATGTCCCGGTTGCAGACAAGCCGGAGCGTAAGCTCTTTGAAGGCACTCATTCAGACTTCGTTGCCCGTGTCTGGGTCATTCGTCAAGACCGGGATCTGCCTTCCGCTCAGCCTCACCATCGAtgggtcaaggtcaagagcgACCAGCCTGGAGATCCTCGCTATACTGGGGAAATCGAACTCATGTGGTCCATCGTAGTCCACAGAGTCCTCAAACAAACTCAAGGCGAGACCCCTTACGAGCTCCGAGTAGCTCAATTCTGAGTGGGGATAGAGAGGGGTTTGCTGGAATGAGCCGTTGTTGAGATGGCTCATAGGGACAATAAAATGGTTGCGGTTTGGGCCCTATTTTGGAATGGATATATAGAAGTTCTGGCATAGCGCCTTGCAAAGATAATTGGGTTTATATAATCCAGTGACTAGCACCTCGGTTCTTATGAACTGCAATAGACACATCCTGCCCTAAGTGTACCTTTCTGCAAAATGAATATTTCAACCTAAGTGAACCATGTCAAAAATTAAAGTATGATAGAGTTACATGTCTTTTAACACTCTATTCACAAGacaaaaaacatacaacagcagGTATTCGCTAGTCGTCTCCGACCTAACTACTAATCTACCCCTTGCGGGCTTGACTAAGGGAGAgcagacgggatcccgtacTTTACCGCaggtatggtcgtatgtgatTGAGGGCATCATGATTGGTGGCTAAGTTGGTGCCTGCGTGGTTAAGGTTGTTTGCCAAAGTCGGACCACAGAaaggaggacaaggaggtGGGGCTTCACTGGGCAATAAACAACCAAGCAACGTCAACACAAGGAAAAGTCTTTTCAAGATCGCCACGAAGAGAATTGAATGTATATTGATGAAAGTTTGGATCATTTTCAAAACAAGCAGGCAGACTGATAGTGACTCGAGATACTTGCATCTGCCTAGTCTGTTCAAAGAACTCAACAAACGGCGACGCTCGGTTGCCACAGCCTCTCATGATCTTTTCAAAGCCCTATTTAGCGGTTTCTCTACTTAATACCCCTCGAAGTTGTTATTTAAGATGCACCGGCCTCCTTGCTAACTCAAACGCTTCACAGGACCATCCACATAGCCATGAGACCTCCCAACAGCCCACCGACCGAACCCGGCGTCTTCATGCTCGAATCATTGCCCGTCTGAGAGGAACTCGCCGCAGAGCTAGTCTCAGAAGCCGTTTGCTCAGCATTTCCCCTGGCGGTCGTCTTGGAAGCTGTGTCTTTGGCACTGTCACCAGTTGAAGTCGCAGACGACGCATCGTCTGTAGCCGATGCTTCCGCACCATTCAGGTACCTCGAGCTTGCACTCTTGACCCGCGAGTCATAGTCTGATGCGGAGACGGGGATCGTGGTGTAGCAGCTCATTGACTTGGGTTCCCAAGAACTGCCTGTGCAGATAGGCCATCCTTCGCAAGTGCTGAGGTCAAGCTCGCCGCCGACGCAGCAATACGCTTTGTTATCCGAGGGATTGTTGAGAACACCGGGACAGTTTTTGTTATTTTCACCGGTGATGATCGTTGTCTGTGCCAGGATGCCTTGGATCAAGCATGCGAGGCTAATTGAGAGAAGCATGGTGAATTTGATGAGAAGTTGACAAATGATTCTTAAATCGGACTCGGAGTGGAATGCTCAACTGTATTTGAGAACTTGGATATATGTACCCAATTTGTCATATTCAGAATGCGGAAGCCATCGTCACTTATATACTTCGGGACACTggattgaggcttgtggcttgAGGCAATCTTGTCAGCAACGTCCCAATCAGAGGAACTCAGTGTCGCTGCCCCGCACGATCGTGGATTTTCCTGAACCAAGGAATTCGTATTTACACTTTTCGACGAAGATTCCCGTTACTAAAATCTTATCATGCAACGCCTTTACTTTGTTCGAGCCAAAACTGCAGACGAATCGACCTTTCCGAACACCAAGCTGAGGCAAGCCCCGACATCTGCCAGCCGATATCCCCCCAACGATGAATCTAGCCACATTAGGTATTTCAGAGAGAGACCCCTGCAATCCTTCAATGGAGCAAACCTTAACAGAGGCCAGCTCGGCATGCTCAGAAGGGTAAGTGACAGGTATCGTGACGTAAATGTCTCAGACTCTTGGGGGCTAGCTGGTTGTCAAAAGGCCCTGAAGAGCAATAGAGGGTCCTGATTACCCCGACGTTATGGCTATTGATCGACACTCGAACAAGATCTTTACTGGGATGTCGGCACTCTCGGATACATACCTTAGAATGATTCAGCTGAGAAGCAGAGTGCGTGCTAGAGTGCCAATTGAGATTTGTCAATGGCTGCCTGCCCCTACAGTTCTAGAACCTCCACATCGCCAAGCGAATCCCTCGACAGCTCCACGCGTCCAGAAGCCACGTCCCCCCCAAACTAACTGCATCCGTAGCATGGCGTCCTAGCGTCTGATCGCTTTCCCTACGGGGTATTTCAACACCTTGCCCCCGTCCAACCTTTACCCTTCCTGCAGCCAGCCAAGCTTTGTCTTTCACAGCCCTACGAACCCGACTCTGTGGTTTCGGTTCCGATCTAACCTGTTTCCTATTCttgtttattaatatttttacaCTCTGTTTCATTTGTGACACGTCTCCACATGACTCGACACGGAAGACGTATTAAACGTTGCGGTACTTGTGTTGAGCGCAAGGTCAAATGCGGTATGTCGGTGTCGAGAGTTGAGTGGTTCAATGGAACTGACTATTGATAGATGAGCAGCAACCCTACTGCCAGCGATGTAAAAATGCAGGTCTTGCCTGCTCGGGGTATCATAGTCAACTAAAGTTTGTCGACGAGGGGACTCGGTTCGCTTCGACTACTGCTTGCCCTTCTCAGCCTGTTTCGAAATCTGCGACATCACAATGCAGTCGTCTCGCCAATGGCAGAGCTTTAACAAAATGCTCAAGGAATCCCAAGCCTCAAATAGTCAGCCTTGTGCCGCAGAAGAATACTCTGTTCTTCCCCTACACATTATCGAAGCTGTCACCAGAAGACTCACAATGCCGGTCAGGACTGGGACCAGGAATACTTTCAGAACTACTAACGGGCCAACACTCGGAGCTACATCAATCATGCGTACAAGCATTGGCAGCGATGTACTTTGGAAGAACGAACCGGGATAGAAACGCCTGTGAGCAAGGGCTACGGCTGTACTCTCATGCACTGACTAAACTCCGGACGGACATCAGCAACTCAAATACCGAAATGGGCACCCTAATGAGCGTCATGTGTCTTTGCGTATACGAAAACGTGGTGTTTTCTCAACCGACTGCTTGGCTCCTTCATTATGATGGTCTCGGGAGACTGGTAAGTCTTTTCACGGCAGGACTTTGACCTTTTGCTCACCCGGCCTCCTAGATGCAAGCACGAGGCCCAAAACCGTGGAGAACGCCAGCTGAAAGGCAAGTACTGCAAGCAGCACGGTACTACATTGTAAGTTCTTTTCTCCTCGCGGAGCCTTGGAGTAGTCACTGACCGGATGCAGACTCTCTCCGCTGGTCATCAACGCCGCCATTGTTTCCTCGACCAGCCGCAATGGGAGAGCACAAGATGCCTCCCCGAAGGTGAAACCCCAGATAAGATCGACATCCTGTACGACATCTTCGCCCAGCCGCCTGGGATCATCGCGGACTACGACGATATACGGAAAGCAAGTGTACCGGACCCTGTTGCATTTGAAGTTTTGCGAAACAGGACACAATCGCTTATCGAAAAGTTGCATGAATGGTACTGCGACATGCCGTGGGTATGTACTACCGATCCAGTCATGAGAGAGTCCAGCGGTATCCCTCTTCCGGATGACCCCATGGAATGTGTAGCTCTCGCAATCAGCTACGCCATGCTTTTATGTCTTGTCCAGCCTTGCGAATACCTGGGTATCTCACTATTTTCGGAGAACAGTATGGAGAAGACAAACAAAATTGATCAGGACTCAAAAAACAAGTTCTTGGCTCTGGAGATCTGTCGCTTGGCAAACTGGGCACTTCGTGGTCAAGCTTCGGCCAGCTACGCCTTGCTGTTGGTTTATCCACTTCAGATAGCATGGTTCTGCGTGCAAAATAGTGAGGAGGATCTCCGCAATGTTAGAGTCATAATGAACTCGGTTGTTGCGGACTCGTATGGTTTTGAGTTGGGGAGGTTGAGGCACTGGGATGAGAATAGTCTGGATCAAGGCCGGTATGGCTTTCTGTATTAATGATAATTTTATCGATGGCGACATGAGAAAAATGCTACATGAAACAGTACGACGACGATACAAGCGAACGCTGTTGCGCATTGTATTGCACCACTAAGCTGACATGGTGCTTGGTAATTATCCGCTGGCCTGGCTCGGGGGTTACGTCGATTGCACAACTGGCGCGATATCTAAGCGCCTTTGCCATATAGACGTCAATGGATTGGCTACAGGATAGAAAAAAGTTCAAAGCATGCGGCTCTGCCAATTGCCCCCAAACAACATCGACGTATGTGGCTGTATCGCCAAACCTGGCATGACCCCTGTAATGTCGTCAATCTGCTTCCCCCCTTTGCGTGGCAATGCACAAACCAGCAAATGCTCAGCCCTAGGCTACACCACATCACAGCAAAGGATCAACAAAGCAGGCCGTCCTGTTCGGCAATATCGCAGGCTTAGCACACCAGCCAAGGCAACTCCGTCGGACACGGAGGTCCGCTACTGATTAACCAGCGTGTTTGACTGGTCTCACTCACCTCAAGATCCACTGATCCTACAAGGCTGATATGCAGCCTCGCTTACGCCCAGCTATCTTATACACGTTTGGAAATCGCGCTTCTGGCCCGAAACAGTCCAATGGAGCGCCCATGTCAAAGTCAGCACGCGTTTCCCCACCCAATTTATTTCACGAACGACCCCTCTCTTTTCTGTTGATGTGGCGTTGTTATAATAACCATATTCCCTTCTTCTGAGATACAGGCGCGCGTGTAGACGCTGAGGTACGAAAATGTCAGAAAAGAGACCCATCAAACGACTCGTGGTGTTGGTAGACGGAGTTGAGGCTCGGGAAACCAAGAGTGAGCATTTGTCTTGGCGCCGTCAAGGATCATTGCTGATTGACAACAGAGGAGACCAACCCTTCAACGATTCAGCGGATCAGTCAACTCGTACACGATGGGCTAGTTGAGTCGAATGGGCTTTCTGTTGCGCAGATTCCCAAGTATTATGTTGCACCCAGCAATGTTGTCAAGTTAAGCGACATGTTCCGATCACGGAGCGCGACAAGTGATGACTCGACAAGCCTTATCAAGAACATCGTCAGGGACATCTGCATCACACTTGAGCGGCCAGAAGATGAGCTCTGGCTCTACGGTTCTGGACACGGAGCCTTCATCGCTCGCGCAGTTGCTGGTATCGTGCATCGAATGGGCctgccaccaacaccaagtttCGATGATCTATTTGATACAACTCTAGGCCTGATCAAGGCTCAGCTTGAGGATGACTTCAAGCGAGGCCCCGTGCTGCTGCAGAAGATCAAAAGTGAAGCACAAGATCCTCCTCGGATACCGTTCGTTGGTCTCTTCGACACCATCATTCATAACTCAAAGACATCATACGATAtctccttcaactcctctATCGAAACTCTTCGCCATGCGCTGGCCATCAATGAGAACAAGTCCAACAAGACACCGGAAGTGGTCAAAATTCCTGACGATGCGGACATGACACACAGATCACTTACCCAAGCATGGTTCCTCGGTACACACGAAGATATGGTCGGCGGTACAGCACACGACGGCCTTTCACTCTACCCGCTGCAGTGGATGGCTCTGGAGAGTATCTACTCTGGCCTCCGTGTCAACAACATGGGCGACTCCAAAGCCAGCGACAACCCCATGGCTTTGATCTTCCCGCAGTACGCCGGCAACCTTCCGCCCTTGGATGGATCAGAAGAGATCGAATGGCGCCTCCAATATACCAATGGCCTTAGAACAAGCATGTTTGATCTTCAGAGTACACATGCAAAGAAATCGGCAGGCGGCGTGGAAACTCATTCTGTCAAACTTGATACGGATTGCTACAAACATGCAGCAAACCGGAAAGTCTTTGCGGCAGATGGGGGCTTGAAAGGATGGTGTGACGTTGGTAGGTACTCCGAGTTTGCCAATCTGTACTCAACTAAGAAACATAGGACCGTATGGAAACATGATTCATCCCTCACTTTTCTGTATTCTTGATAGATACCCCCGATACAACGACTTGAAGAATTTCCAGCCCCTCAAGAAGCCAATCTCAGACTTCCAGGACTCGTACCTAGTCGCTGCAGAAGATGGACTGGCTCCATGGCTTCAAGGGATGCAACTAGAAGCAAGCGGCGTCAAAGCCTTTCGAATTCTAGTGTGCGGCAAGACTGGCGTCGGTAAATCGACATTGATCAATAAAgtctttggtgttgagatgaccGATGAGTCTCTCTCATATGATCAGGGGGTTCATGACATCAACGTCGCTTTTGAATCTCCCAAGCATCCGGGACTCTTGATTCATGACTCAAGGGGTTGGCAAGCTGGTAGTGATACCGAGCTTGAGTTGATCGCAAAGTTCCTTCGACACAGAGCGTTCCAAGAGGACCCCGCCGAGGCTCTTCATGTTATTTGGTAAGTTGATCTTCCTTGTCGCGGTACAATAAGCTAACGTGATCTTAGGTTCTGCGTTGACGCCGATGTTGCACGTATCGAGGAAGCCGACAAGCGAACCTTTGCCACCATCGCCCAATACTCCCACCAAGTTCCCGTGTTCGTCGTTGGTACAAAGAAGGATAAACTCACTGGCTATCGAAAAATGCAATACCTGGAAGAACTCATGGAGAAGACAGACGACTACAGAGAAGCCAAGCGACTTGCCGAAGAGAAAGCCAATGCTGTTGCCGAGGAACAGTTCGCTGAGCTCAGGAATCAGCTCTCACAGATCGAGCACTACAAAGCTGACGGCTTCTGCTGTCTTTCAAAGAGTGAGTAGGATCCATTGGTGAGAGCTTTTGAGCGGGCGCTAACTGTGATAGATGATGACGCCGGTGTCAAAGACCTACTCTCACAAACCCTCGACCTGATCGTCGACGAACGCGTACGTCTCTTCTGTGTTGCCGCTCAagtcgttgatgttgaacagAAGATCAACTCAGCGATAACAGAGTGTATGAGACTAGGAACCCATGCAATCCGCACTGCCGCCGTTCCCCTTCCCTGCACAGGCTTGGTCGGAACACCAACCGTCTCACGCCTCATCTGCGAGCATGTACTCCAATGCTTCGGCTTTCCCAAAGCTGCGCCAGCAGAGATCGAGCAGATAATGTCGGATATCGTCATGAGCAACTTCAAGCAGTACCTCCGAGTTTCCCTATCCCAGTTTGCGGCTGTTAGTGCTATTTCGATTGGTGCTGCGGTACCAACTATGGGAATTGGTATCATTGTTGGTGCAGCGGGCTGTCTTTTGGGACTTCCTCCTACCGCTAGGATGTTGCTCAAGTGCTCTTGCGATATGATCCTTATCCTCGAGCGTTCGTTTCGATATGATGGAAAATATGTTTCTATCAAGCAGATCGAAGACGCAGCCAAGTACTACTCGAGAACGACAATTACGACGTTCAATGGAAAGGAGAAGCGGTTACAGCAACAAGtccatgatgaacttgaccaCCTCATCCccttgaagaaggtcaacATTGGCTTCAAGTTCAACAAGCTGAGATCGTCTGTCGAGGAAATTATCTACAGCAATCGTTTCGGCAACCCTCCCGACTACACTTCCCTCCGAAGCCCCTCCAGTGTTGGTCTCGACCTGCAACCAGGAGGACCCGTCGAGATGGATGCTGTGCCTACTATCTCAGAGCTGCCTGGCGACGAAGTCGACTACTCGCAGTTATCGAAGTCGGACGAGAAATTTGATCAGTTACCACTTCTGGAACTCGACTCGACTGAGGTCGGCGCGAAAGAAGGACATAATTCGATGGCTTCAAATACTTCAGGAACAACCGCACAAATTGGTCCTTCACTTGCAACCAAACTTGTTGAGCTTCACGTCCAGCCGCCTGAACTCGAGGGCAATGCGCCGGGTGACATCACTGACGTGAGGCAAGACTCGTTGGAAGTTCCACCACCAGCAATGAGAAGCAAATCCGACTCGTCTGGGTCTAAATGGTCGAACAAGCTGTCATCGTGGAAGTTGAGTCGGAAGTCGAAGACGTTGAAGCAGTGAGTAAGTGGAGGCTTTGATTTCTGTAGTTCGATTTGGGCTAGTGTTGGTGATACCATAATGTTGGATGATCGTAGAACTGTCCTTTCAGATGGGGGCTCATGTATGTTTGGATTTTATGTAATGTATCAAGAAAGTTATTAGACATCAAAGCAAGTTGCCATGGTATCAAGATAGACCGTTGCGTCACGTCAAGTTTCAACCATCCCTCTATGACTCTATTACATTTGGAATTTGCTTTTACCTCCAGGCTTACGCGGCGCAGACTGATACCTCGCGTCAAGTCATCCCATATACTCCTCGCAATGGGCATCCTGACCTGATTCAGCCGGTTTCTTCCTATATTGCGAAAGCTGCCATTGTTTCTCCAGGGAAGCACCAGTCACAGTCGTTCCACCTGGAACAGAAATACACAACCTGGCATCAAGCAAGTTGCAAACATGCTTGAAAGAGTCTGTAGCGTAAGATCCCGTCCATGAACGATAAGTCGAGCATAGCACAACTTGTACTGGATCCGCACCAGAGACGATATCGGGCATCAGTCCCTGACTTCGCTCCCAGTCTTGCAGATGAAACGTGGTCGTATACTGCAATCCCTTATTAGCTTATGTTATTCGGCACACGTTTGGAGAGCTTCTCACCTCGTTCAGATTCAACTTTACCTCTTTGCCGAGGATCTTGCGGGTGGCTTTGTGAGCATCGTCGTAAAATTGGCCATTAGCCTTCTTACTGTCACTAAGAGGCACAGCCGAAGGAATATCCCAGAAGAAACTGATGCCGGTCTGGCGCAGCCATGGGACATCTTTCATTCGATCTTGATGGATCAGGATGCAAACAACAATGCTAGACAGCGGTGAGCCGTTGGATCTTTCGCTAAACTCCCGCGAGAACGAATGTGTCCGGAGTACTTCCAAGATGCTTCCAAGAGACTTTATCAGCTGGGAATTGATGACCTCACGCTTGAAAGTTGACTCATTGTGCAAATTCAAGCCGATAACAAGCTCAGTGCGGCCCCTTTGGCGGAGAGAA harbors:
- a CDS encoding hypothetical protein (EggNog:ENOG41), encoding MQTLSAGHQRRHCFLDQPQWESTRCLPEGETPDKIDILYDIFAQPPGIIADYDDIRKASVPDPVAFEVLRNRTQSLIEKLHEWYCDMPWVCTTDPVMRESSGIPLPDDPMECVALAISYAMLLCLVQPCEYLGISLFSENSMEKTNKIDQDSKNKFLALEICRLANWALRGQASASYALLLVYPLQIAWFCVQNSEEDLRNVRVIMNSVVADSYGFELGRLRHWDENSLDQGRYGFLY
- a CDS encoding hypothetical protein (EggNog:ENOG41), coding for MLLSISLACLIQGILAQTTIITGENNKNCPGVLNNPSDNKAYCCVGGELDLSTCEGWPICTGSSWEPKSMSCYTTIPVSASDYDSRVKSASSRYLNGAEASATDDASSATSTGDSAKDTASKTTARGNAEQTASETSSAASSSQTGNDSSMKTPGSVGGLLGGLMAMWMVL
- a CDS encoding hypothetical protein (EggNog:ENOG41) — its product is MSEKRPIKRLVVLVDGVEARETKKETNPSTIQRISQLVHDGLVESNGLSVAQIPKYYVAPSNVVKLSDMFRSRSATSDDSTSLIKNIVRDICITLERPEDELWLYGSGHGAFIARAVAGIVHRMGLPPTPSFDDLFDTTLGLIKAQLEDDFKRGPVLLQKIKSEAQDPPRIPFVGLFDTIIHNSKTSYDISFNSSIETLRHALAINENKSNKTPEVVKIPDDADMTHRSLTQAWFLGTHEDMVGGTAHDGLSLYPLQWMALESIYSGLRVNNMGDSKASDNPMALIFPQYAGNLPPLDGSEEIEWRLQYTNGLRTSMFDLQSTHAKKSAGGVETHSVKLDTDCYKHAANRKVFAADGGLKGWCDVGPYGNMIHPSLFCILDRYPRYNDLKNFQPLKKPISDFQDSYLVAAEDGLAPWLQGMQLEASGVKAFRILVCGKTGVGKSTLINKVFGVEMTDESLSYDQGVHDINVAFESPKHPGLLIHDSRGWQAGSDTELELIAKFLRHRAFQEDPAEALHVIWFCVDADVARIEEADKRTFATIAQYSHQVPVFVVGTKKDKLTGYRKMQYLEELMEKTDDYREAKRLAEEKANAVAEEQFAELRNQLSQIEHYKADGFCCLSKNDDAGVKDLLSQTLDLIVDERVRLFCVAAQVVDVEQKINSAITECMRLGTHAIRTAAVPLPCTGLVGTPTVSRLICEHVLQCFGFPKAAPAEIEQIMSDIVMSNFKQYLRVSLSQFAAVSAISIGAAVPTMGIGIIVGAAGCLLGLPPTARMLLKCSCDMILILERSFRYDGKYVSIKQIEDAAKYYSRTTITTFNGKEKRLQQQVHDELDHLIPLKKVNIGFKFNKLRSSVEEIIYSNRFGNPPDYTSLRSPSSVGLDLQPGGPVEMDAVPTISELPGDEVDYSQLSKSDEKFDQLPLLELDSTEVGAKEGHNSMASNTSGTTAQIGPSLATKLVELHVQPPELEGNAPGDITDVRQDSLEVPPPAMRSKSDSSGSKWSNKLSSWKLSRKSKTLKQ